The nucleotide window TTCACACTTGTCGATGCGCTTTACAGGCTCGCCGAAGAGCAGGTTTCCGTCATCAATCTCAGCCTGAGCGGACCTGAGAACAGCGTCCTCGCGCTGGCCGTCAATGACATCAAGGAGAACCGGGGTATCGCTTTGATCTCCGCGGCTGGCAACAATGGCCCAAGCGCCAAACCCGCTTACCCTGCAGCTTTCTCTGAAGTGTTGGCGGTAACAGCGGTCGACAAGAACAAACGCATCTATCGACGGGCAAACCGAGGCGACTATGTCGATCTGGCAGCGCCCGGCGTCAATGTATGGTCGGCCGCCTCGGTAAAGGGAGCAAAGTGGAAAACCGGAACATCATTTGCAGTACCGTTTGTTTCTGCTGCAGCGGCTGTTGCGCGTCAGAACAATCCGGAACTTTCAGTCGATGATGTTTTTGAGCTTCTCAAATCAAATGCTGAAGACCTGGGGGAACCCGGCCCCGACCCCGTGTTTGGTTCGGGACTGCTTTCGGTCTCTGCTCTTTGTGGAAGCTAGGGGCTTTTTTGTTCAATCGGTCTTTGGTGCTGAAAGAAACAAGAGTGTCATCCCGGCGTCTTCTGCCAGTTCGCGAACCTTTTTGCCGGTCGCATTAGTCCGGCAAATTCCGCTGTCCTGAATGATGAGGACTTTCGGCTGACGCAAGAGTGCGCGCGCAAGCCTGATGTTCAAACGATCCGCCTCAGACAGGCGAGCCGCAGTCCTGCTGTCCCAATCCGACTGAAGTTCAAATATCTCAAACAGACTTTCAGGCACCTCATCAGAGACACCGGATTTCATGCCAAGTATTGCGGCCTGTTTAGCGCCCGTTTCTTCCGGAATTCCATTTGCCTGGGAAACCAAGGCAACCGCCCTCCAGATCTCCTTGGCACCCAGAGACGCATAGTCGATTTCACCCAGTCGAATGCTGCCGTGTTCTGACGACACCGTCAAACCGGCTAGGCTAAGCGCAAGAAAATGCCTATCCTCCGGGGCCGTCAGCACAATGTCGTTGCAGGTGGCCGGCTCAATCCGCGCTGAGACAGAAGCACCTGATGGCAACCTCAGGTCTGAGATCACGATCGGAGCATGCCAATCAGCCTTGTTGCCGGGTGCCTTCGATTGAGGTTTCAAAGCAGTAAGGGCGAAAACCCGTGCCAGCTTTTCACGGGCAACTTTGTTGGCTTCATAATATTCAATGCCAGACGCACCCGTCTCGAGTTGCGTTGCCAGGAACGAAAACAACATCAGGAACAAAACAATCGTTTCCGCACTGTCCAGTGACGTTACGACAAACAAACCAACCGCGACAGGAAATGTCGCACGGCTGCAGGCTTTCAGGACACCAGACCATGTTGCGCGTTGAATGAGATAACTGCAAACCTTCTCACTACGCCGTGCAAGTCGTCGCATAAGCGGTTCAAGCCGGCCATGAAGCAGCAACGGCAGGCGGTCAGGTAACGCCCGGCCAAGAAGCAAAGCCATTCCACCGCGCTTTTGCCTCGACCGGCGTATGCTGTGCCTGAGCGGCGGCAATGTCGCCAGAAGGGCAAGGCCCCACATCCCGATGACGGCACAAAGCGGTACCAAAAGCGTCGGTTCTGCCAAAAATATCCATGTGCCCAGTGTCGCAACCGTTGGAACAAGGGCGATCAGTGCCAAAAGCCCTCTGGAAAGCCACAATTTGATTGCCCCGAGGTCGTTGACGAGCCTGGTCAGAGACAATCCAACACCAGGGGCCTTGCCGTCAAAGGGCAACAAAAGAGCGTGTCGCGCGTAGGCCAGTCGCACTTCGTGCACGTAAGACAACGCAAATCGTTCAGCGTGCCTGTTTTGAAAAATGAAAAGCCCGAGAGCAGAAAAGGCAGCAAGTGTGAAGACTGCCAGGACGGGTTGCCCGAACAGTTCAGCGTCCTTTCTGAGCAATGAACTCGCACTGACTGAAAGGACGATTGCACCAACCGCCTGTGCGATTCCGGCAGTTACAAGAGCCACGCACATTACTGTCCGGCGGGGCTTCCACAATCGTGGAAAGCCCTCGCCGTTGTTCGGTTGAAACTGGCTCATCCGGTTGCCGCGTACCGCGGCGATACCACGGTATCCATGATTTGAGAGACTTTTTCAGCCTGGTGAAATTCCGGCAGGTCATAGGCCGGCAGACCGAGATTTGCAGCAGCTTCCCGTGCAGCAAGCGGAGACCGCAACAAGGCACCGGAAATTGCGAGCACGTTATATCCAAGGTCAGTCAGCTGTTTTGCACCTGCAACCGCGCCCAATGCGTCGCCGGAGGCAAATACAACACCATCGAAGACGGACTGGATCAGTTTGCTTTCCGCAATCTGTCTGGTTTCGTCCTGAAACAGGCCATCCGCGATTTCAACGACCGCAAGATCACAATCCGATCTGCTGAGGGTTCTCAGAAGATTTCGGGTTGAGGCAACGAGGGTGTCTAGCGGAACGCCGAAGGTGGTCGCCATTCCGGCATCCGTGAAATCAAGGACCTCGCTTGCGCCAGAGTCGCGCATCAGCCAGGGATCCCCGCCTGCTGCGGTTCCTGTGATCTTGAGAGCTCCGACACGATAGCCGTTCAGTGCAAAGCCCCTGACGAGCGCCGCCGCAGTTGCCGTCTTGCCGGAATTCATCGACGTTCCGAAGACCCCGAGCACGACGGAAGGCATTGGCCCGGCCAATGTGGGCAACGCGTAAGAGTTCAAGTTCACTGGACGGCCATTTGACTGACAAAGTACGCCGACGGGTTCGATTGCAGTCGGGCCGGAAAGTTTGTTGTGCCAGGAGACAGCCTTTGATGCGATGCCACCGGCCGCAACCATATGGCAGGGCTCCAGACTATCTGGAACATAGGATTCGTATTGGTCGGGAGCATATCTATTGCCATAGGCCAGGATAATTTCGTCGCCGATGTTGAGCTTGGCTTTCCGGCCATTTGGCAACTCGATGCGACCGTGGGAACCGATTTCGGAGACGCGAGCCAGAACGAGGTCGCCGGCTTGCGGTTTATAGTCAGCGGAAGATACAGCTGCGCAGTCTTGCAGGTCGACGCGGCGCACGGCATATGAGGGCTTTGCTGCCATAATGCGGGCGGGTGAGATATTTTCCATGTCCGTTTCCTCTTCTGGTCAGACCGCTCTGACGCGGTCATTGAGAGAAACGGGACAGGACCGGGGTTATTCCCTTTGATATCGAGAATTTGACATTCCCTCATGTTAAGTGAGCGGGATCTCACCGAACCTGCAACTTTTAACCGTATTCTGGTCAGCATCCCCTTCCAATCGACCGACCGGCTGTTTTAAACTGTCGCTCTATATAGATTGGCCACTATGGCTTTGGGCAGGTGAATGCACTCAGTTGATATTGCGATGGCGCTGACCTTTCTGGTGATCGCGTCAACCGTCTTTCTTTACGCCCTTGAACGTTATCCGATTGAAACAATCGCGCTAGGATCCGTTTCCGCGTTTATCGTTATATTTTCGATTATTCCGGTCACATCGCCGGAAGGCGATCCGATCACAACGGCGGACTTTCTGGCCGGTTTCGCCAATCCGGCGCTTATCACCGTTATCTGCCTTTTGATCATCGGTCAGGGACTGTTTCAGACAGACGCGCTGGAAGGCCCTGCAAAAATTATCGTCCAGATGTCGCGGGGCCATTCGGCACGCGCCGCCATTCCAATTCTGATCGTTGTTGCCGTTCTGAGTGCGTTTTTGAACAACACGCCGGTCGTGGTGATGTTCCTGCCCATTTTGACGGCCGTTGCTGCAACAGTCGGGCAGTCCCCTGCCCGGGTGCTGATGCCGCTTTCCTTCATTGCCATCCTTGGTGGCATGACGACACTGATCGGGTCCTCGACCAACCTGCTGGTGGCAAATTATGCGGCTCAAACGTCCGATCTGAAGCTGACCTTCTTCAGCTTCACGCCCATCGGAATGATTGTCGCGGGGACAGGTGCCATCTATGTGCTCTTTGTGATGCCGCATCTCATGCGCGCTCGCAAAACAATGGCAGAGGAGTTTCAGGCAACGTCGGGCAAGCAGTTCATAGCTCAGATCGAGATCACTCATGGCCATCCGCTGGTTGGGGTCGAATCCGTGTCCGGCATGTTTCCCAAGCTCAAGGACATGACGGTCCGACTGGTTCAACGTGGTCAAAAACCAATTCTGCCACCCTTTGAAAATGTCGTGCTGACCCCCGGTGACACGGTGATTGTTGCAGCGACGCGTGCGGCGCTCGCAAATGCGCTTGCCCGCCGCCAGCCATTGTTGGAGACCGACAGCGAAACCCCGAGCAGTGCCGAGCGCGAGATCTCGGCGGCTCAGCCCGGGTCGATCAGTTTGTCGGAGGTGGTTGTCGCTCCGGCATCGCGGCTGATGGGCAGAACCTTGCCACAGTCCGGGTTCTATTCGGAAACCGGCTGCCTGGTGATGGGCATTCAACGGCGCAGCCGCATGCCCCGTATGGCCATGAATGATATCCGTCTGGAAGCCGGCGATGTCCTTTTGGTCGCCGGAAACGAGGACGAGATCGCGCGACTGCGCGGCAACAGGGATGTGCTGCTGCTCGACTGGTCGACCACCGAGGTGCCAAGGCGGCGCTATGCTCCTCGGGCTCTTGCAATTTTTGCAATCGTCGTCGCGCTAGCGGCTACTGGCATCGTTCCCATTGTAACCGCGGCAGTCGCCGGCACGTTTGCCATGATCGCCTCAGGCTGCCTGAACATTCGCCAGGCCATGCGTGCCATCGACAGCCGGATCTTCATGCTCGTCGGAGCTTCTCTTGCAGGAGCCGTTGCCCTGGAAGGCACTGGAGGTGCGGTCGCGATTGCGTCCGGTCTCGTCCAGGTTCTGGAGGGCGCGTCGGCATCTGTCGTGCTGTCGGCCCTGTTTTTCATTGTTATGATACTGACGAATTTTCTGTCGAATAATGCTGCGGCTGTCCTTTTTACGCCCATTGCGATCAATCTTGCCGAGCAGATCGGCCAGCCACCTGAAGCCTTTGTTGTTTGTCTGATCATCGCGGCAAACACCTCGTTTGCAACACCGGTCGGTTATCAGACCAATCTGATCGTCATGGGGCCCGGTCATTATCGTTTTGCTGACTTTGTGCGGGCTGGTACGCCACTGGCTATTATTTTATGGTTGACCTTCTCTTTGGTGGCTCCATGGTATTATGGATTGTAAGACAACAGATCAGGGACATATTTTGAGGCATCGCGGGACAACACGGTGACACGGCACCCAACAGATCATCCGCAGTTTTATCTTACAGCACCTGCGCCCTGTCCCTACCT belongs to Roseibium porphyridii and includes:
- a CDS encoding molybdopterin-guanine dinucleotide biosynthesis protein B translates to MENISPARIMAAKPSYAVRRVDLQDCAAVSSADYKPQAGDLVLARVSEIGSHGRIELPNGRKAKLNIGDEIILAYGNRYAPDQYESYVPDSLEPCHMVAAGGIASKAVSWHNKLSGPTAIEPVGVLCQSNGRPVNLNSYALPTLAGPMPSVVLGVFGTSMNSGKTATAAALVRGFALNGYRVGALKITGTAAGGDPWLMRDSGASEVLDFTDAGMATTFGVPLDTLVASTRNLLRTLSRSDCDLAVVEIADGLFQDETRQIAESKLIQSVFDGVVFASGDALGAVAGAKQLTDLGYNVLAISGALLRSPLAAREAAANLGLPAYDLPEFHQAEKVSQIMDTVVSPRYAATG
- a CDS encoding SLC13 family permease; this translates as MHSVDIAMALTFLVIASTVFLYALERYPIETIALGSVSAFIVIFSIIPVTSPEGDPITTADFLAGFANPALITVICLLIIGQGLFQTDALEGPAKIIVQMSRGHSARAAIPILIVVAVLSAFLNNTPVVVMFLPILTAVAATVGQSPARVLMPLSFIAILGGMTTLIGSSTNLLVANYAAQTSDLKLTFFSFTPIGMIVAGTGAIYVLFVMPHLMRARKTMAEEFQATSGKQFIAQIEITHGHPLVGVESVSGMFPKLKDMTVRLVQRGQKPILPPFENVVLTPGDTVIVAATRAALANALARRQPLLETDSETPSSAEREISAAQPGSISLSEVVVAPASRLMGRTLPQSGFYSETGCLVMGIQRRSRMPRMAMNDIRLEAGDVLLVAGNEDEIARLRGNRDVLLLDWSTTEVPRRRYAPRALAIFAIVVALAATGIVPIVTAAVAGTFAMIASGCLNIRQAMRAIDSRIFMLVGASLAGAVALEGTGGAVAIASGLVQVLEGASASVVLSALFFIVMILTNFLSNNAAAVLFTPIAINLAEQIGQPPEAFVVCLIIAANTSFATPVGYQTNLIVMGPGHYRFADFVRAGTPLAIILWLTFSLVAPWYYGL